In Brassica rapa cultivar Chiifu-401-42 chromosome A06, CAAS_Brap_v3.01, whole genome shotgun sequence, a single window of DNA contains:
- the LOC103872253 gene encoding peroxidase 4, whose translation MAIFKILVLLLLSFSCFCQAQLSPTFYDQSCPNALSTIRSSIRTAISRERRMAASLIRLHFHDCFVNGCDASVMLVATPTMESERDAVPNFQSARGFEVIDQAKSAVERVCPGVVSCADIIAVAARDASEYVGGPKYAVKVGRRDSTAAFRAIADSGDLPSFRASLDELSDLFLRKGLNTRDLVALSGAHTLGQAQCVTFKERLYDNSSDIDAGFSSTRKRRCPVNGGDTNLAPLDQVTPNSFDNNYYRSLMQKKGLLASDQVLFGAGASTDSIVSEYSRNPSRFASDFGAAMIKMGDIQTLTGSAGQIRRICTAVN comes from the exons ATGGCGATCTTCAAGATTCTTGTGTTGCTATTATTAAGCTTCTCTTGTTTCTGTCAAGCACAGCTCTCTCCTACTTTCTACGACCAAAGTTGCCCAAACGCTCTATCAACCATCCGATCCTCAATCCGAACCGCCATCAGCCGTGAACGTAGAATGGCTGCTTCTCTCATCCGTCTCCATTTCCACGACTGCTTCGTTAAC GGTTGTGATGCATCGGTCATGCTCGTGGCAACTCCTACCATGGAGAGTGAGAGAGATGCAGTCCCGAACTTTCAATCAGCGAGAGGGTTTGAAGTTATCGACCAAGCCAAATCAGCTGTTGAGAGAGTGTGTCCTGGTGTCGTTTCTTGCGCTGATATCATTGCCGTTGCTGCTAGAGACGCTTCCGAATAC GTCGGAGGTCCAAAGTATGCAGTAAAGGTTGGCCGGAGAGATTCCACCGCTGCGTTTAGAGCTATAGCAGACAGTGGCGATCTCCCCAGTTTCAGGGCAAGTCTCGACGAGCTCTCTGATCTCTTCCTTCGGAAAGGTCTCAACACTAGAGACCTTGTCGCTCTCTCAG GAGCTCATACATTAGGGCAAGCTCAATGCGTAACGTTCAAGGAAAGGCTGTACGACAACTCGAGTGACATCGACGCCGGTTTTTCGAGCACACGTAAGCGTCGCTGTCCGGTCAACGGTGGGGATACAAATCTAGCACCTCTTGATCAAGTGACACCAAACTCGTTCGACAATAACTATTACAGAAGCTTGATGCAGAAGAAAGGACTTTTGGCGAGTGATCAGGTTTTGTTCGGAGCCGGGGCTTCTACGGACAGTATTGTGTCGGAATATAGCAGAAACCCTTCTAGATTTGCGTCTGATTTTGGAGCTGCAATGATCAAGATGGGAGATATTCAGACACTCACCGGCTCAGCTGGACAAATCCGAAGGATATGCACTGCGGTTAATTAA